Proteins from one Listeria weihenstephanensis genomic window:
- the thrB gene encoding homoserine kinase, protein MRIQVPATTANLGPGFDSCGLALSLYLTLEVLEPAKEWHIAHDLGDGIPMDATNVIVETALSIAPNLEPHNLKMLCDIPAARGLGSSSAAVVAGIELANILANLELTPERKVEIAAEIEGHPDNVAPAVLGNFVVGAKLDGEDFYVRHLFPDCALLAFIPQEVLLTSESRGVLPDQLPYKEAVKASSIANVMIAALLQNDLKLAGEMMERDLWHEKYRAKLVPHLAPLRALTKENGAYAACLSGAGPTILIFAPKSESDNLIQVMKEFDQTATVLSLNVEGSGSTIFS, encoded by the coding sequence ATTAGAATCCAAGTTCCGGCTACAACAGCGAATCTTGGACCAGGCTTTGATTCGTGCGGCCTTGCGTTATCGCTTTATTTGACGCTAGAAGTTTTAGAACCAGCAAAAGAATGGCATATCGCGCATGATTTAGGCGACGGGATCCCGATGGACGCAACGAACGTCATCGTCGAAACCGCGCTTAGCATTGCGCCAAATCTCGAACCACACAACTTGAAAATGCTCTGCGATATTCCGGCAGCGCGCGGACTTGGAAGCAGTTCGGCGGCCGTGGTGGCAGGCATTGAGCTTGCGAATATACTCGCGAATTTGGAGTTGACGCCAGAACGCAAAGTCGAGATTGCCGCGGAAATCGAAGGCCATCCAGATAACGTTGCCCCAGCAGTGCTCGGTAATTTTGTCGTTGGTGCAAAATTGGATGGCGAAGATTTCTACGTCCGGCACCTTTTCCCAGACTGTGCGTTGCTCGCGTTTATTCCGCAAGAAGTACTGCTAACGAGTGAAAGTCGCGGTGTTTTGCCAGATCAGCTTCCCTATAAAGAGGCAGTCAAAGCAAGTAGTATCGCCAATGTGATGATCGCAGCGCTTTTGCAAAATGATCTGAAATTGGCAGGTGAGATGATGGAACGCGATTTATGGCATGAGAAATATCGTGCAAAACTCGTCCCGCATTTGGCGCCATTGCGTGCATTGACGAAGGAAAATGGTGCTTACGCGGCGTGTTTGAGCGGAGCAGGCCCAACGATTCTAATCTTCGCTCCAAAATCAGAAAGCGACAACCTGATCCAAGTCATGAAAGAATTCGACCAAACAGCGACAGTTCTTTCACTAAACGTAGAAGGCAGCGGCTCGACGATATTCTCATGA